A genomic stretch from Nitrobacter winogradskyi Nb-255 includes:
- a CDS encoding D-alanine--D-alanine ligase family protein: MRITILFGGSNKERLVSVASAQALHHALPEADLWFWNLRDEIVDVRSETLRDHARPFEDEFVPGGSGAPLERALDRARAEDRVLVLGLHGGRAENGELQAMCELRRIPFTGSGSAASHLAFDKVAAKRFVASAGVPTPAHVLLEDIDHALAEHGRLVAKPACDGSSYGLIFVNAPQDIVTVREAAKTEDYVIEPFVSGVEATCGVLEHSDGSVVALPPVEIVPAEGAFDYAAKYLAKTTQEICPGRFSPEIAAQIMDHSLRAHRALSCRGYSRTDFIVTGNGPIYLETNTLPGLTAASLYPKALHAQGVGFADFLRDQIVLAEKAVRPNL, from the coding sequence ATGCGCATCACCATTCTGTTCGGCGGCAGCAACAAGGAGCGTCTGGTTTCAGTCGCGAGCGCGCAGGCGCTCCATCACGCATTGCCGGAGGCCGATCTGTGGTTCTGGAACCTTCGCGATGAAATCGTCGACGTGCGATCCGAAACGCTGCGGGATCATGCGCGGCCGTTCGAGGACGAGTTCGTTCCCGGCGGATCAGGCGCGCCGCTGGAGCGGGCGCTGGACAGGGCCAGGGCGGAGGATCGCGTGCTGGTGCTCGGCCTCCACGGAGGCCGCGCCGAGAACGGTGAACTTCAGGCGATGTGCGAGCTTCGCCGAATTCCTTTCACGGGATCGGGTTCGGCCGCCTCGCATCTTGCGTTCGACAAGGTGGCGGCCAAGCGGTTCGTGGCCTCGGCCGGGGTCCCCACGCCGGCGCACGTCTTGCTGGAGGACATTGACCACGCGCTGGCCGAACACGGCCGGCTGGTTGCCAAGCCCGCATGCGACGGATCGAGCTATGGCCTGATCTTCGTCAACGCGCCGCAGGATATCGTCACCGTCCGCGAGGCGGCGAAGACCGAGGACTATGTGATCGAACCTTTCGTGTCTGGCGTCGAGGCGACCTGCGGCGTGCTGGAGCATTCCGACGGCTCGGTCGTCGCGCTTCCGCCGGTCGAGATCGTGCCGGCCGAGGGCGCGTTCGATTACGCCGCGAAGTATCTGGCGAAGACGACGCAGGAGATCTGTCCGGGACGTTTTTCGCCGGAGATCGCCGCGCAGATCATGGATCACTCGCTGCGGGCGCATCGCGCGTTGTCCTGCCGCGGCTATTCCCGCACCGACTTTATCGTGACAGGCAATGGACCGATCTATCTGGAAACCAACACCCTGCCGGGCCTGACCGCGGCCTCGCTTTACCCCAAGGCGCTTCATGCGCAGGGGGTCGGGTTCGCTGATTTTCTGCGCGACCAGATCGTGCTCGCCGAAAAGGCCGTCCGTCCGAACCTCTAG
- the murC gene encoding UDP-N-acetylmuramate--L-alanine ligase produces the protein MRLPREIGPIHFVGIGGIGMSGIAEVLCNLGYTVQGSDASEGANVVRLREKGVKVTVGHKAGNVNGADVLVVSTAIKRDNPELMAARAQRIPVVRRAEMLAELMRLKSCVAIAGTHGKTTTTSMVATLLDAGDFDPTVINGGIINAYGTNARLGAGEWMVVEADESDGTFLKLPTDVAIVTNVDAEHLDHFKTFDAVQDAFRSFVENVPFYGFAVMCIDHPVVQAMVGRIEDRRIITYGQNPQADVRLVDLAPNGGGSHFKVMFRNRKTDAAHEISDLVLPMPGPHNALNATAAIAVAHELGITDATIRKALAAFGGVKRRFTRTGEWNGVTVIDDYGHHPVEIAAVLKAARESTDGRVIAVVQPHRYTRLQALFEEFCTCFNDADTVVVADVYPAGETPIVGIDRDHFVLGLRAHGHREVVPLPESAALAGIIADLAKQGDYVVCLGAGNITQWAYALPGELKALG, from the coding sequence ATGAGACTGCCGCGCGAAATCGGCCCCATCCACTTCGTCGGCATCGGCGGCATCGGCATGAGCGGCATCGCCGAGGTGCTGTGCAACCTTGGCTACACGGTGCAGGGCTCGGATGCTTCCGAGGGCGCCAACGTGGTGCGGCTGCGCGAGAAGGGCGTCAAGGTCACGGTCGGCCACAAGGCCGGGAATGTGAACGGCGCGGATGTGCTGGTCGTTTCAACCGCGATCAAGCGCGACAATCCCGAACTGATGGCGGCGCGCGCCCAGCGCATTCCGGTGGTGCGCCGCGCGGAAATGCTGGCGGAACTGATGCGGCTGAAAAGCTGTGTCGCGATCGCCGGGACACACGGCAAGACCACCACGACCTCCATGGTTGCGACGCTGCTCGACGCGGGCGATTTCGATCCCACGGTCATCAATGGCGGGATCATCAACGCCTACGGCACCAACGCGCGTCTGGGGGCCGGTGAGTGGATGGTGGTGGAAGCGGACGAGAGCGACGGCACCTTCCTCAAGCTGCCGACCGATGTCGCCATCGTCACCAACGTCGACGCCGAGCATCTCGACCACTTCAAGACGTTCGACGCCGTGCAGGACGCGTTCCGTTCGTTCGTGGAAAACGTGCCGTTCTACGGCTTCGCGGTGATGTGCATCGATCATCCGGTGGTGCAGGCCATGGTCGGCAGGATCGAGGATCGGCGTATCATCACTTACGGACAGAATCCGCAGGCCGATGTCAGGCTGGTCGATCTCGCGCCGAACGGTGGCGGCTCGCATTTCAAGGTCATGTTCCGCAACCGCAAGACCGACGCCGCGCATGAAATCTCCGATCTGGTGCTGCCGATGCCGGGTCCGCATAACGCGCTCAACGCCACGGCGGCGATCGCGGTGGCGCATGAACTGGGCATTACCGACGCGACCATCCGCAAGGCGCTCGCGGCCTTCGGCGGTGTCAAGCGCCGCTTCACCAGAACTGGCGAGTGGAACGGCGTCACCGTCATCGACGACTACGGCCATCATCCGGTCGAGATCGCGGCGGTGCTGAAGGCGGCGCGTGAGTCCACCGACGGCAGGGTCATCGCGGTGGTGCAGCCGCATCGCTATACGCGGCTGCAAGCACTATTCGAGGAGTTCTGCACCTGCTTCAACGACGCCGACACCGTAGTCGTCGCGGATGTCTATCCGGCGGGAGAGACGCCGATCGTGGGCATCGATCGCGATCACTTCGTGCTCGGCCTGCGCGCCCACGGTCACCGCGAGGTGGTGCCGCTGCCGGAATCCGCGGCGCTCGCGGGTATAATTGCGGATCTTGCGAAGCAGGGAGACTACGTGGTGTGCCTCGGCGCCGGCAACATCACGCAATGGGCCTATGCGTTGCCGGGCGAATTGAAGGCGCTGGGATGA
- a CDS encoding cell division protein FtsQ/DivIB: MNGGGRLDRSLRLPGYKSVLLRASDLLKQANLLRWAASGAAILLREQIDKLKRARAERLDARARNPNRAIAFIERYVPRRLGAIMTVVVVGGSAVLGVVAGGHVDEAVAALDDTRNALANAAGFRITSVTVNGRTQLTQEEVLAAGGVNGRSSLLFLDAAGVRDSLKANPWIADATVLKLYPGALQIDITERLPFALWQENGKLAVIAADGIVLTPHVSQRFATLPLVVGKGAETRARDFLALVANYPVVNSQLKAAIFVGERRWNLRLKDGLDIRLPENDVGRALAALVKYDRENKLLSRDITAIDMRFPDRLTVRLSEEAAKAREEQLKKSSKKAGSA, encoded by the coding sequence ATGAATGGTGGAGGACGCCTCGATCGGTCGTTGAGATTGCCGGGGTACAAGTCTGTCCTGTTGAGGGCGTCCGACCTGCTGAAGCAGGCCAACCTGCTCAGGTGGGCCGCCAGCGGCGCAGCCATCCTGTTGCGCGAACAGATCGACAAGCTGAAGCGCGCACGGGCGGAACGTCTGGACGCGCGCGCCAGAAATCCCAATCGTGCGATCGCCTTTATTGAACGCTACGTCCCGCGCCGGCTTGGCGCGATCATGACCGTCGTCGTGGTCGGCGGCAGCGCCGTGCTCGGCGTGGTGGCGGGCGGCCATGTCGATGAAGCCGTCGCGGCCCTGGACGACACGCGCAATGCGCTTGCCAACGCCGCGGGCTTCCGGATCACGTCCGTCACCGTCAATGGCCGCACGCAGTTGACGCAGGAGGAAGTGTTGGCCGCGGGCGGCGTCAACGGCCGTTCATCGCTGCTGTTCCTCGATGCCGCCGGCGTGCGCGACAGCCTGAAAGCCAATCCGTGGATCGCGGATGCAACGGTGCTGAAGCTCTACCCGGGCGCGCTCCAGATCGACATCACCGAGCGTCTTCCCTTCGCGCTGTGGCAGGAGAACGGCAAGCTCGCGGTGATAGCAGCCGACGGAATCGTGCTCACGCCACACGTCTCGCAACGCTTCGCGACACTGCCGCTCGTGGTCGGCAAGGGGGCGGAAACTCGCGCCAGGGATTTCCTCGCGCTGGTTGCGAACTATCCGGTGGTGAACAGCCAGCTCAAGGCCGCGATCTTCGTCGGCGAGCGACGCTGGAATCTGCGCCTCAAGGACGGACTCGACATCAGGCTTCCGGAGAACGACGTCGGCCGCGCGCTCGCCGCGCTGGTGAAGTACGACAGGGAGAACAAGCTGCTGTCGCGGGACATCACCGCAATCGACATGCGTTTTCCCGATCGCCTGACCGTGCGGCTCTCGGAAGAGGCCGCGAAGGCGCGCGAAGAGCAGCTCAAGAAGTCCAGCAAGAAGGCCGGCAGCGCATGA
- the ftsA gene encoding cell division protein FtsA, which produces MTSLDCGQTPKMRPMQRNRSALVASLDIGTSKIACMIARLRPSAPNDALRGRTHAVELIGYSQIQSRGMKAGAVTDLAQCEQAVRQAVSLAEQMAKVRVESVLLPVSAGRLQGQLIEAASHIQGGAVTPSDISRVTSTGMHHATASGRTVLHALPAGYSLDGVKGIRDPRGMVARRFGVDMNVVTTEATVAKNLMLAVERCHLTVEAMAASPYVAGLSVLTDDEVDLGAAVVEMGAGTTTIAVYSAGRFIYASGFAIGGHHVTMDLARGLGACIADAERIKTLYGTVLTGGSDVRELMTVPAAGDSDCDAPQVVSRATIANIVRQRVEEIFEMVRDRLADSPFAAEPRARVVLSGGASQLTGVPELASRVLGRPVRIGRPLGFGRLPNEAKSASFSVPTGLLVYPQYAHLEHVEPRRTRQVRTGTDGYFGKVGRWLREGF; this is translated from the coding sequence ATGACCAGCCTCGATTGCGGCCAGACCCCGAAAATGCGGCCCATGCAGCGCAACCGCAGCGCGCTGGTGGCGTCGCTGGACATTGGCACCAGCAAGATCGCCTGCATGATCGCAAGGCTGCGGCCGAGTGCGCCGAACGATGCGTTGCGCGGACGAACCCACGCGGTGGAACTGATCGGCTACAGCCAGATTCAATCGCGCGGCATGAAGGCCGGCGCCGTGACCGATCTCGCCCAGTGCGAGCAGGCGGTTCGCCAGGCTGTATCGCTGGCCGAGCAGATGGCGAAGGTCCGGGTCGAATCCGTGCTGTTGCCGGTATCGGCCGGGCGGTTGCAAGGCCAGTTGATCGAAGCGGCCTCCCACATTCAGGGCGGCGCGGTCACGCCGTCCGATATCAGCCGGGTCACGTCGACCGGAATGCATCACGCCACGGCGTCCGGACGCACCGTGCTTCATGCGCTGCCCGCCGGCTATTCGCTCGACGGCGTGAAGGGTATCCGCGACCCCCGTGGCATGGTGGCGCGCCGGTTCGGCGTCGACATGAACGTCGTGACCACGGAAGCGACGGTTGCGAAAAACCTGATGCTGGCGGTGGAGCGCTGCCATCTCACCGTCGAAGCGATGGCTGCCAGTCCCTATGTGGCCGGCCTGTCGGTGTTGACCGACGACGAGGTCGATCTCGGCGCCGCGGTCGTGGAGATGGGCGCGGGAACCACCACCATCGCGGTCTATTCAGCGGGACGCTTTATTTATGCGAGCGGTTTCGCCATCGGCGGACATCACGTCACCATGGATCTTGCCCGCGGATTGGGCGCGTGCATTGCGGATGCCGAGCGAATCAAGACGTTATATGGCACGGTGCTGACGGGTGGCTCGGATGTTCGCGAGCTGATGACGGTTCCCGCGGCCGGAGACAGTGACTGTGACGCGCCTCAGGTCGTGTCACGCGCGACCATCGCCAACATCGTTCGTCAGCGTGTCGAGGAGATTTTTGAGATGGTCAGGGACCGGCTCGCGGATTCCCCATTTGCTGCCGAGCCGCGCGCGCGCGTCGTGCTGAGCGGCGGGGCGTCGCAGTTGACCGGCGTTCCCGAACTCGCCTCGCGTGTTCTCGGCCGTCCGGTCCGCATCGGCCGCCCCCTTGGCTTCGGCCGCCTGCCCAACGAGGCCAAGAGCGCTTCGTTCTCCGTCCCCACCGGGCTGCTGGTGTACCCGCAATACGCACATCTGGAACATGTTGAGCCGCGGCGCACGCGGCAGGTTCGCACCGGGACGGACGGCTATTTCGGAAAGGTCGGACGATGGCTCCGGGAGGGCTTCTGA
- a CDS encoding GIY-YIG nuclease family protein, translating into MAGLVPAIHVLQNSCMKGGYVYFLTNRPNGILYVGVTNDLVRRVFEHRSGFVAGFTKRHCLKRLVYFETFDDIRNAIQREHNIKHWPRTWKVRTIVAVNPEWDDLYPTIV; encoded by the coding sequence ATGGCCGGGCTTGTCCCGGCCATCCACGTCTTGCAGAATTCCTGCATGAAAGGCGGATACGTTTATTTCCTGACCAATCGGCCGAACGGCATTCTTTATGTCGGCGTGACGAATGATCTCGTTCGGCGCGTCTTCGAACACCGGTCCGGATTCGTTGCTGGATTCACCAAGCGGCACTGTCTGAAGCGACTGGTTTATTTCGAAACCTTCGACGATATCCGCAACGCCATTCAGAGAGAACACAACATCAAGCACTGGCCCCGTACCTGGAAAGTCCGGACAATTGTCGCGGTGAATCCCGAATGGGACGATTTGTATCCGACGATCGTCTGA
- the murB gene encoding UDP-N-acetylmuramate dehydrogenase, which produces MTFPDIVPELKSRMPDLRGRLLANESLAPLTWFRVGGPAQALFTPADEDDLAYFLSHLPEEIPVCCIGVGSNLIVRDRGLPGVVIRLPPRGFGEITIDGDAVHAGAAALDKRVAEAAAAASISGLEFYFGIPGTIGGALRMNAGANGSETRDVLVEARALSRRGERMTFDNFAMAFDYRSSGIDPSVIFTGAMFRGRIAEPQAIRARMNEVQAHRETVQPIREKTGGSTFKNPPGQSAWKLIDAAGMRGHRVGGAQVSDMHCNFLINTGEATARDIETLGESVRERVKRHSGVDLQWEIKRIGLG; this is translated from the coding sequence ATGACCTTCCCCGACATCGTTCCGGAACTGAAATCGCGAATGCCGGACTTGCGCGGGCGGCTGCTGGCGAACGAGTCGCTGGCGCCGTTGACCTGGTTTCGCGTCGGTGGTCCGGCGCAGGCGTTGTTCACGCCGGCTGATGAGGATGACCTTGCTTATTTTCTGAGCCATCTGCCGGAGGAAATACCGGTCTGCTGCATCGGCGTGGGCTCCAACCTGATCGTGCGCGATCGCGGGCTGCCCGGCGTGGTGATTCGCCTGCCGCCACGCGGCTTCGGCGAGATCACGATCGATGGCGATGCCGTGCACGCCGGCGCCGCCGCGCTTGACAAGCGTGTCGCGGAAGCGGCCGCTGCTGCCAGCATCAGCGGGCTTGAATTCTACTTCGGCATTCCCGGCACCATCGGCGGCGCGCTACGTATGAACGCAGGCGCCAACGGCAGCGAAACCAGGGATGTTCTCGTCGAAGCCCGCGCGCTCAGCCGCCGTGGCGAAAGGATGACCTTCGACAATTTCGCCATGGCGTTTGACTATCGCAGCAGCGGAATAGATCCCTCCGTCATCTTCACCGGCGCGATGTTTCGTGGCCGTATCGCCGAGCCGCAAGCGATCCGTGCGCGCATGAACGAGGTGCAGGCTCATCGCGAGACGGTGCAGCCGATCCGCGAAAAGACCGGTGGCTCGACGTTCAAGAATCCGCCAGGTCAGAGCGCGTGGAAACTGATCGATGCCGCCGGGATGCGCGGTCATCGCGTCGGCGGCGCGCAGGTGTCGGACATGCACTGCAATTTTCTCATCAACACCGGAGAGGCAACCGCGCGCGACATCGAAACCCTGGGGGAGAGCGTACGCGAGCGGGTAAAACGGCATTCCGGTGTCGATCTGCAATGGGAAATCAAACGGATCGGATTGGGATAG